One genomic window of Pelodiscus sinensis isolate JC-2024 chromosome 14, ASM4963464v1, whole genome shotgun sequence includes the following:
- the MRPL46 gene encoding large ribosomal subunit protein mL46, producing the protein MAAPGGWRGALWSRGGGKMAAPMQRGLCGGAGRWRGALGSRCLTAAAASPWRLLGALCLQRPPRITPALSPVQEEMARLVQQIEVEKSHFSDHEIRHLVEEEQLQKKKYNIQDEATDSGQAILLAQDLEDAWEQKFQSFKAGHRLTDADKCNDRTSLNRKLDRNLVLLVKQQVGSQEQWLLPQAEWQAGETLRSTAERVLATLSGNHIRAKFLGNAPCGFYKYKFPKAFRTEDSVGAKIFFFKALLQSDDMLQAERRGEYAWVSKGELGDYLKPDYLKQITSFLMDQ; encoded by the exons ATGGCGGCACCCGGTGGCTGGCGCGGTGCATTGTGGtctcggggcggggggaagatGGCGGCGCCCATGCAGCGGGGCCTGTGCGGTGGCGCGGGGCGgtggaggggggcgctgggctctCGCTGCCTGACCGCCGCGGCCGCGTCCCcgtggcggctcctgggagcgcTGTGTCTGCAGAGGCCGCCTCGCATCACGCCGGCCCTGAGCccggtgcaggaggagatggcgCGGCTGGTGCAGCAG ATAGAGGTGGAGAAAAGCCACTTTTCGGACCATGAGATCCGGCACTTGGTAGAAGAGGAGCAGCTACAAAAGAAGAAATACAACATCCAGGATGAGGCGACTGACTCTGGGCAAGCTATTTTGCTGGCCCAAGACCTAGAGGATGCCTGGGAACAAAAATTCCAAAGTTTCAAAGCTGGCCACCGACTAACAG ATGCTGACAAATGCAATGATCGGACATCTTTGAACAGGAAGCTGGATAGGAACCTGGTGCTCCTGGTCAAACAGCAGGTTGGCAGTCAAGAGCAGTGGCTCCTGCCTCAAGCCGAATGGCAGGCTGGGGAGACTTTGCGAAGCACGGCAGAGCGAGTCTTGGCTACTCTCTCAG GAAATCACATCCGGGCCAAATTCCTAGGGAATGCGCCATGTGGGTTTTATAAGTACAAGTTCCCGAAGGCGTTCAGGACAGAGGACAGCGTGGGGGCCAAAATCTTCTTCTTCAAAGCCCTCCTCCAGAGTGATGACATGCTCCaggcagagaggagaggagagtatgCGTGGGTCAGCAAGGGAGAACTGGGGGATTACTTGAAACCGGACTACCTAAAACAAATCACCAGTTTTCTGATGGACCAGTAA